The Setaria italica strain Yugu1 chromosome IX, Setaria_italica_v2.0, whole genome shotgun sequence genome has a window encoding:
- the LOC101776336 gene encoding glucan endo-1,3-beta-glucosidase 7 — translation MRRIPMAAAARKPVSALLLPIWLFCLLVCSSSAQPYIGVNYGEVADNLPPPEETARLLKSTAISKVRLYGVDAGLIRALAGSNISVVVGVANGDIPSLAADPAAASRWLAANVLPFVPATSISAVAVGNEVLESGDASLAAALLPAMQNLRAAAAAAGGAAAGIRFSTVNTMGVMAQSDPPSTGAFHPDIAPQLQGILGFLSRTGAPFMINPYPWFAYQSDPRAETLAFCLFQPNAGRVDAGSKIKYTNMFDAQLDAVKSAMVRAGYGNVDIVVAETGWPTKGDAGEPGATVENARAYVSNLVSHLRSGAGTPLVPGKPVETYLFALYDEDLKPGPESERSFGLYHTDLSAAYDAGLTSSGAAAGSPSAGGGPAKASGGWCVARDGATDADLQADLDYACAQVGVDCGAIQPGGACFEPNTVRAHAAYAMNQLYQAAGRHPWNCDFRASATLTSDNPSYGACVYTGGGQ, via the exons ATGCGACGAATCcccatggccgcggcggcgaggaaacCCGTCTCCGCCCTGCTGCTGCCAATCTGGCTCTTCTGCCTCCTCGTCTGCTCGTCCA GCGCGCAGCCGTACATCGGCGTCAACTACGGCGAGGTGGCGGAcaacctgccgccgccggaggagacgGCGAGGCTGCTCAAGTCCACGGCCATCTCCAAGGTGCGGCTCTACGGCGTCGACGCGGGGCTCATCCGCGCGCTGGCGGGGTCCAACAtctccgtcgtcgtcggcgtggcCAACGGCGACATCCCCTCGCTggccgccgacccggccgcggCGTCCCGGTGGCTGGCCGCCAACGTGCTCCCCTTCGTCCCGGCGACGTCCATctccgccgtggccgtgggcAACGAGGTGCTCGAGTCCGGGGACGCCTCCCTGGCAGCGGCGCTGCTCCCGGCCATGCAaaacctccgcgccgccgcggcggccgcgggcggcgcaGCGGCCGGGATCAGGTTCTCGACCGTCAACACCATGGGCGTGATGGCGCAGTCCGACCCGCCGTCCACGGGCGCGTTCCACCCGGACATCGCGCCGCAGCTGCAGGGGATCCTGGGATTCCTCAGCAGGACCGGCGCGCCCTTCATGATCAACCCCTACCCCTGGTTCGCCTACCAGTCCGACCCGCGGGCGGAGACGCTGGCCTTCTGCCTGTTCCAGCCCAACGCCGGCCGCGTCGACGCCGGGTCCAAGATCAAGTACACCAACATGTTCGACGCGCAGCTGGACGCCGTCAAGTCCGCGATGGTGCGCGCCGGGTACGGGAACGTGGACATCGTGGTGGCGGAGACGGGGTGGCCGACCAAGGGCGACGCCGGGGAGCCCGGCGCGACGGTGGAGAACGCGAGGGCGTACGTGTCGAACCTGGTGTCCCACCTGCGGTCCGGCGCCGGCACGCCGCTGGTGCCGGGGAAGCCGGTGGAGACGTACCTGTTCGCGCTGTACGACGAGGACCTCAAGCCCGGGCCGGAGTCGGAGCGCTCGTTCGGGCTGTACCACACGGACCTGAGCGCGGCGTACGACGCCGGGCTGACGTCgtcgggtgcggcggcggggagcccgAGCGCGGGGGGAGGGCCGGCGAAGGCGAGCGGCGGGTGGTGCGTGGCGCGGGACGGCGCGACGGACGCGGACCTGCAGGCGGACCTGGACTACGCGTGCGCGCAGGTGGGCGTGGACTGCGGCGCCATCCAGCCCGGCGGCGCGTGCTTCGAGCCCAACACGGTACGCGCCCACGCGGCCTACGCCATGAACCAGCTGTACCAGGCAGCGGGGCGCCACCCCTGGAACTGCGACTTCCGGGCCTCCGCCACGCTCACCTCCGACAACCCCA GTTACGGCGCGTGCGTGTACACCGGGGGAGGCCAATGA
- the LOC101775384 gene encoding guanine nucleotide-binding protein subunit beta, producing MASVAELKEKHAAATASVNSLRERLRQRREMLLDTDVARYSKAQGRTPVSFNPTDLVCCRTLQGHSGKVYSLDWTPEKNWIVSASQDGRLIVWNALTSQKTHAIKLHCPWVMTCAFAPNGQSVACGGLDSACSIFNLNSQADRDGNMPVSRILTGHKGYVSSCQYVPDQESRLITSSGDQTCVLWDVTTGQRISIFGGEFPSGHTADVQSVSINSSNTNMFVSGSCDATVRLWDIRIASRAVRTYHGHEADVNSVKFFPDGHRFGTGSDDGTCRLFDMRTGHQLQVYSREPNRDDNELPTVTSIAFSISGRLLFAGYSNGDCYVWDTLLAEVVLNLGNLQNSHDGRISCLGMSSDGSALCTGSWDKNLKIWAFSGHRKIV from the exons ATGGCGTCCGTGGCGGAGCTCAAGGAGAAGcacgccgcggcgacggcgtcggtCAACTCCCTCCGCGAGCGCCTTCGCCAGCGCCGGGAGATGCTCCTCGACACCGACG TGGCGAGGTACTCCAAGGCGCAGGGGAGGACGCCGGTGAGCTTCAACCCGACGGATCTGGTCTGCTGCCGCACGCTGCAGGGCCACAGCGGAAAG GTATATTCTCTGGATTGGACTCCCGAAAAGAATTGGATAGTCAGTGCCTCACAAGATGGAAGGCTGATTGTGTGGAATGCGTTAACAAGCCAGAAAACACATGCCATAAAGCTGCACTGCCCATGGGTGATGACATGCGCTTTTGCACCCAATGGCCAGTCTGTTGCCTGTGGTGGTCTAGATAGTGCATGCTCTATTTTCAATCTTAACTCGCAAGCAGACAGAGACGGGAATATGCCAGTATCAAGAATTCTTACTGGACACAAGGGCTATGTTTCGTCATGCCAATATGTCCCAGATCAGGAAAGTCGCCTTATTACAAGCTCAGGTGATCAGACATGTGTTCTGTGGGATGTTACTACTGGCCAGAGGATATCAATATTTGGAGGTGAATTTCCATCAGGGCATACAGCTGATGTTCAAAG TGTATCCATCAACTCATCGAATACGAATATGTTTGTCTCTGGCTCATGTGATGCAACTGTGAGGCTGTGGGATATCAGAATTGCAAGTCGGGCTGTTCGAACCTATCATGGACATGAGGCTGACGTTAACAGTGTGAAGTTTTTCCCTGATGGCCATAGGTTTGGTACTGGCTCAGATGATGGTACTTGTAGATTATTTGACATGAGAACTGGGCATCAACTTCAGGTGTACAGTAGGGAGCCTAATAGAGATGATAATGAACTACCTACTGTTACATCTATCGCATTCTCGATATCAGGAAGGCTACTATTTGCTGGGTACTCCAATGGTGACTGTTACGTGTGGGACACACTTCTTGCCGAG GTGGTACTTAATTTGGGAAACCTCCAAAACTCCCATGATGGTCGTATAAGTTGCCTTGGAATGTCATCTGATGGGAGTGCATTGTGTACAGGAAGTTGGGACAAAAATTTGAAG ATTTGGGCCTTCAGTGGACACCGGAAAATAGTTTGA